A part of Pseudomonas lutea genomic DNA contains:
- a CDS encoding OprD family porin, with translation MKKSTLALAVYAGVLATQAGAAGFLDDSKATLSSRTLYFEQDPREPSSNGAKGQDQRQTAQGFLFNFISGYTPGTVGFGLDVQGMYGLNLSGGIDNRAVNGSTPNTVSPTSSDGTPVADWARAGANAKVKLSKTELKVGNALQPNLPILVSNDGRLLPQTFQGGIVTSKEIDGLTLTAGKLTKAAGRASSNYDDLSLNAGTKGSNNFQFAGGDYKVTKDLTVQYYYANLEDYYKQHFLGLVHVLPIAEDQSFKTDLRYFHSTSDGKNGQTANAGYKFNNGYSDNGEVDNNTWTAMFTYTLGGNAFLLGYQSVSDDGAMPFINNGSVIDSRGRNEGEGGASVYLFTDSMIGNFTRTGEQTRFGQYSYDFARLGIPGLKAAVAYLKGDQIRLQTASLGRGSEWERDMRVDYVFQEGLMKGFGVTLRRANLRTDSDLYGSQANVDQTRLIFNYTYAFK, from the coding sequence ATGAAGAAGTCCACCCTGGCCTTGGCCGTATACGCAGGTGTCTTGGCCACTCAGGCTGGTGCAGCTGGTTTCCTGGATGACAGCAAAGCGACACTCAGTTCTCGTACTCTTTATTTCGAACAAGATCCGCGTGAGCCCTCTTCGAATGGAGCCAAAGGGCAGGATCAGCGTCAGACTGCCCAGGGTTTCCTGTTCAACTTCATTTCGGGATACACCCCGGGTACAGTTGGCTTCGGTCTTGATGTTCAGGGCATGTACGGTCTAAACCTGAGTGGTGGTATCGACAACCGTGCCGTAAACGGCAGCACTCCGAACACAGTGTCGCCAACATCTTCCGACGGCACGCCGGTTGCTGATTGGGCTCGCGCTGGCGCCAATGCCAAGGTGAAGCTATCCAAGACTGAACTGAAAGTCGGTAATGCGCTGCAGCCTAACCTGCCGATCCTCGTATCGAACGATGGCCGTCTGCTGCCGCAAACCTTCCAGGGTGGCATCGTTACCTCTAAAGAAATCGACGGTCTGACGTTGACCGCTGGTAAGCTGACCAAGGCAGCTGGCCGTGCTTCTTCGAACTATGACGACCTTTCCCTGAACGCCGGGACTAAGGGCTCGAACAACTTTCAGTTCGCTGGCGGTGATTACAAGGTCACCAAAGACCTGACCGTTCAGTACTACTACGCCAACCTGGAAGACTATTACAAGCAACATTTCCTGGGTTTGGTCCACGTTCTGCCTATTGCCGAAGACCAGTCGTTCAAAACCGATCTGCGTTATTTCCACAGCACATCTGACGGCAAGAACGGCCAGACGGCAAACGCAGGTTATAAGTTCAACAACGGCTACAGCGACAACGGTGAAGTCGATAACAACACCTGGACCGCAATGTTCACCTACACCCTGGGTGGCAACGCATTCCTGTTGGGCTATCAATCCGTAAGCGATGACGGCGCTATGCCATTTATCAATAATGGTAGCGTTATTGACAGTCGCGGTCGTAACGAGGGTGAGGGTGGCGCGAGCGTCTACCTGTTCACTGACAGTATGATCGGCAACTTTACCCGCACCGGTGAGCAAACTCGCTTCGGTCAGTACTCGTACGATTTCGCACGTTTGGGTATCCCCGGTCTGAAGGCGGCTGTTGCTTACCTGAAAGGCGATCAGATCCGTCTGCAAACCGCGTCGCTTGGCCGTGGTTCTGAGTGGGAACGCGACATGCGTGTCGACTACGTGTTTCAAGAAGGCCTGATGAAGGGCTTTGGCGTAACGCTGCGTCGCGCTAACCTTCGTACAGACTCCGACCTCTATGGTTCCCAAGCGAACGTCGATCAGACTCGTCTGATCTTCAACTACACCTACGCCTTCAAATAA
- the tauA gene encoding taurine ABC transporter substrate-binding protein, with protein MKLLNPFRLLAALSLAGSALLAQAADFTVAYQTTVDPAKVAQADGAYEKATNSKISWRKFDNGADVISAIASGDVQIGYLGSSPLTAAATRKVPIEIFLIATQIGAAEALVARNGSGINGPQDLTGKKVAVPFVSTGHYSLLAALKYWKIDPAKVTILNLAPPAIAAAWKRGDIDATYVWDPALGVAKETGKVLITSGELAKLGAPTFDAWIVRKDFADKHPEVVSAFAKTTLDAYAAYRRDPAAWLADASNVDKLVKLSGAKPGDIPGLLQGNVYPLAADQVTELGAPTTDAITKTAAFLKEQGKVDAVLADYAPYVTTKFVAQ; from the coding sequence ATGAAGCTGCTCAACCCATTTCGCCTATTGGCAGCCTTGTCGCTTGCCGGTTCAGCGCTGCTTGCTCAAGCGGCAGATTTCACCGTTGCCTATCAGACCACTGTGGATCCCGCCAAGGTTGCGCAGGCTGACGGCGCTTACGAAAAGGCCACCAATTCCAAAATTTCCTGGAGGAAGTTCGATAACGGCGCGGATGTGATCAGCGCCATTGCGTCGGGTGACGTGCAAATTGGTTACTTGGGGTCCAGCCCCCTGACAGCAGCAGCGACGCGAAAGGTGCCAATCGAAATCTTCCTGATTGCCACCCAAATCGGCGCCGCCGAAGCGTTGGTGGCGCGTAATGGCTCCGGGATCAACGGTCCGCAGGATCTGACTGGCAAGAAAGTCGCCGTGCCGTTTGTGTCGACGGGTCACTACAGCCTGCTCGCCGCTCTGAAGTACTGGAAGATTGATCCGGCGAAAGTGACGATCCTCAATCTCGCTCCGCCGGCCATCGCCGCCGCGTGGAAACGTGGCGACATCGATGCCACCTACGTCTGGGACCCGGCATTGGGCGTCGCCAAAGAGACCGGCAAAGTGCTGATTACCTCGGGTGAGTTGGCGAAGCTCGGGGCACCGACCTTCGATGCATGGATTGTGCGCAAGGATTTCGCCGACAAGCATCCCGAAGTCGTCAGTGCCTTCGCCAAAACGACTCTGGATGCCTACGCCGCCTACCGCAGGGACCCAGCGGCCTGGCTGGCCGATGCCAGCAACGTCGACAAGCTGGTGAAGCTGTCCGGCGCCAAACCTGGCGACATACCTGGTCTGTTGCAGGGCAACGTCTACCCGCTGGCGGCTGACCAAGTGACCGAACTGGGCGCGCCGACCACCGACGCCATCACCAAGACCGCAGCATTCCTCAAAGAACAGGGCAAGGTCGACGCCGTGCTGGCCGATTACGCGCCCTACGTGACCACCAAGTTCGTCGCCCAGTGA
- the tauB gene encoding taurine ABC transporter ATP-binding subunit — protein MALLQLERISARYPGAAEPVLSDISLALGPQQLLVALGPSGSGKTSLLNLIAGFVPPSAGRITLDGAPVNGPGAERGVVFQDDALLPWQNVLANVAFGLQLAGVARDEREAKARDMLALVDLAGFEQRRIWELSGGQKQRVGLARALAADPSVLLMDEPFGALDAFTREQMQELLLQVWQRSAKPVFLITHDIEEAVFLSTDLILLAPNPGHIVEHLKLDFGQRYSAGESARAIKSDPRFIETREHVLARVFSQRQSVREQRA, from the coding sequence ATGGCCTTGTTACAGCTGGAGCGCATCAGCGCACGGTATCCCGGTGCGGCCGAGCCGGTGCTGTCGGATATTTCCCTCGCCCTCGGTCCGCAGCAATTGCTGGTAGCGCTTGGTCCGTCCGGCAGCGGCAAGACGTCGCTACTCAACTTGATCGCCGGGTTCGTCCCCCCAAGCGCAGGCCGCATCACTCTCGATGGCGCGCCGGTAAACGGTCCTGGCGCCGAGCGCGGCGTGGTGTTTCAGGATGACGCGCTGCTGCCTTGGCAGAATGTGCTGGCCAACGTCGCATTCGGGCTTCAACTCGCCGGCGTTGCCCGTGACGAACGCGAGGCCAAGGCGCGGGACATGCTCGCGCTGGTTGACCTCGCCGGTTTCGAGCAGAGGCGTATTTGGGAGTTGTCGGGCGGGCAGAAGCAACGCGTCGGTCTGGCCCGTGCATTGGCAGCCGACCCGAGCGTGCTGCTGATGGACGAGCCATTTGGCGCCCTGGACGCCTTCACCCGCGAACAGATGCAAGAGTTGCTGCTACAAGTCTGGCAACGCAGCGCCAAGCCGGTGTTCCTCATCACCCACGACATTGAAGAAGCGGTGTTCCTGTCGACGGATCTGATTCTGCTCGCGCCGAACCCAGGTCATATCGTCGAGCACTTGAAACTGGACTTCGGTCAGCGTTACAGCGCAGGTGAATCGGCCCGCGCGATTAAATCCGACCCCCGCTTCATTGAAACCCGCGAGCACGTTTTGGCGCGGGTATTCTCCCAGCGGCAAAGCGTTCGGGAGCAACGGGCATGA
- the tauC gene encoding taurine ABC transporter permease TauC, which translates to MPVKTASRQGSSIYVSTRAISVLTLAVLLGSWWLVTAFEWVEPLFLPPPSAVLEKAWLLMTKGYMDSTLWQHLGASLQRIGLALFFAVLTAIPVGIAIGHNRIARGIFDPVIEFYRPVPPLAYLPLIVIWCGIGEFSKVLLIYLAIFAPVAIATATGVRTVDTAKLRAAQSLGASRWQLIRHVILPSALPDILTGVRIGLGVGWSTLVAAELIAATSGLGFMVQSAAQFLVTDVVVLGILVIALIAFALEMGLRALQRKLVPWHGQNH; encoded by the coding sequence GTGCCGGTAAAAACCGCTTCGCGTCAGGGCTCCTCTATTTATGTAAGCACTCGCGCCATCAGTGTGCTGACGCTCGCCGTGCTGTTGGGCAGTTGGTGGCTGGTCACGGCATTTGAGTGGGTCGAGCCGCTGTTCCTGCCGCCACCTTCGGCCGTGCTGGAAAAAGCCTGGCTGCTGATGACCAAGGGCTACATGGACTCGACCCTGTGGCAGCACTTGGGGGCGAGTCTGCAGCGCATCGGCCTGGCGCTGTTTTTCGCTGTGCTGACGGCCATTCCGGTGGGTATTGCGATTGGCCATAACCGAATCGCGCGAGGGATTTTCGACCCGGTGATCGAGTTTTATCGTCCGGTGCCGCCGCTGGCATACCTGCCTTTGATCGTCATCTGGTGTGGCATTGGCGAATTTTCCAAAGTGCTGCTGATTTATCTGGCGATCTTCGCGCCGGTTGCCATCGCGACTGCGACAGGGGTGCGCACTGTCGACACCGCGAAACTGCGCGCGGCGCAATCATTAGGCGCCAGCCGGTGGCAACTGATCCGTCACGTTATCCTGCCAAGCGCCCTGCCTGACATCCTCACCGGCGTGCGTATCGGTCTCGGCGTGGGCTGGTCGACACTGGTGGCGGCCGAGTTGATCGCCGCCACCAGCGGCCTCGGCTTCATGGTGCAGTCAGCCGCGCAGTTTTTGGTGACTGACGTCGTCGTGCTGGGAATTCTGGTCATCGCACTGATTGCCTTCGCCCTGGAAATGGGCCTTCGCGCGCTGCAACGCAAGCTGGTGCCCTGGCACGGCCAGAATCACTGA
- the tauD gene encoding taurine dioxygenase has protein sequence MIPLSPALGAEISGVDLSRDLTGDQRAAIEQALLTHQVLFFRNQPITPRQQARFAANFGDLHIHPIYPNVPEQPEVLILDTAVTDVRDNAIWHTDVTFLPTPALGAVLSAKQVPTYGGDTLWASGIAAFEALSGPMKALLDGLTATHDFTRSFPLERFGNTPADLARWEETRRKNPPLSHPVIRTHPVSGHKALFINEGFTTRINELEAAESEAILKLLFAHGTRPEFTLRWRWQADDVAMWDNRVTQHYAVDDYRPQRRVMHRATMLGDVPF, from the coding sequence ATTATTCCGCTCAGCCCGGCATTGGGCGCAGAGATCAGCGGCGTTGACCTGAGCCGCGACCTGACCGGTGATCAACGCGCTGCCATCGAACAGGCGTTGCTCACTCATCAGGTGCTGTTCTTTCGTAATCAGCCGATCACGCCTCGGCAACAGGCACGTTTCGCTGCCAACTTCGGCGACCTGCACATCCATCCGATTTACCCCAATGTGCCGGAGCAGCCAGAAGTGCTGATCCTCGACACGGCGGTGACCGACGTGCGCGACAACGCCATCTGGCACACCGATGTGACCTTTTTGCCGACGCCTGCGCTGGGTGCGGTACTCAGTGCCAAGCAGGTGCCGACTTACGGTGGCGATACGTTATGGGCGAGCGGCATTGCTGCGTTCGAGGCGCTGTCCGGCCCAATGAAAGCATTGCTTGATGGCTTGACCGCCACTCATGACTTCACGCGGTCATTTCCGCTGGAGCGCTTTGGCAACACACCAGCAGACCTCGCACGCTGGGAGGAAACACGCCGCAAGAACCCGCCGTTGTCGCACCCGGTCATCCGCACGCATCCGGTCAGCGGTCACAAGGCATTGTTCATTAACGAGGGTTTCACCACCCGCATCAATGAGCTGGAGGCCGCCGAAAGTGAGGCGATTTTGAAACTGCTGTTTGCCCATGGCACTCGGCCGGAGTTCACCCTGCGTTGGCGCTGGCAGGCGGACGACGTGGCGATGTGGGACAACCGCGTGACGCAGCATTACGCAGTGGATGATTACCGACCGCAGCGCCGGGTGATGCATCGCGCAACGATGCTGGGCGACGTGCCGTTTTAA
- a CDS encoding tRNA (cytidine(34)-2'-O)-methyltransferase, with product MFHVILFQPEIPPNTGNIIRLCANSGCSLHLIEPLGFELDDKRLRRAGLDYHEYATLHRHADLPSCLESIGHPRLFAFTTKGSRVFHDAQFEEGDAFLFGPESRGLPPEVLDPLSSDQRLRLPMREGCRSLNLSNTVAVAVYEGWRQLGFK from the coding sequence ATGTTTCACGTGATCCTTTTTCAACCAGAAATTCCGCCGAACACCGGCAACATCATCAGGCTCTGCGCCAACAGCGGCTGCAGCCTGCATTTGATCGAGCCGCTGGGCTTCGAGCTGGATGACAAGCGCCTGCGTCGGGCCGGCCTTGATTACCACGAATACGCCACGCTGCATCGTCACGCCGACCTGCCCAGCTGCCTTGAAAGCATCGGCCACCCTCGCCTGTTTGCTTTTACCACAAAGGGCTCGCGGGTTTTCCACGACGCGCAATTCGAGGAGGGCGATGCCTTCCTCTTCGGGCCGGAAAGCCGGGGCTTGCCGCCGGAGGTGCTGGACCCGCTGTCGAGCGACCAGCGCCTGCGACTGCCCATGCGCGAAGGCTGCCGCAGTCTGAACCTGTCAAACACTGTCGCCGTTGCCGTGTATGAAGGTTGGCGGCAGTTGGGCTTTAAGTAG
- the secB gene encoding protein-export chaperone SecB, with product MTDQPNSGATSNEEEAPQFSLQRIYVRDLSFEAPKSPAIFRQEWTPSVSLDLNTRQKQLENDFYEVVLTLSVEVKNGEEIAFIAEVQQAGIFLIKGLDAGSMSHTLGAFCPNILFPYARETIDSLVVRGSFPALMLAPVNFDALYAQELQRMQEAGETPTPTVQ from the coding sequence ATGACTGATCAACCGAATAGCGGCGCCACTTCCAACGAAGAAGAAGCACCGCAGTTTTCCCTGCAGCGCATCTACGTTCGCGACCTGTCCTTTGAAGCGCCGAAAAGCCCGGCTATCTTCCGTCAGGAATGGACCCCAAGCGTCAGCCTTGATCTGAACACCCGCCAGAAGCAGCTTGAAAATGACTTCTACGAAGTCGTGCTGACCCTGTCGGTTGAAGTGAAGAACGGCGAAGAAATCGCCTTCATCGCCGAAGTCCAGCAAGCGGGTATCTTCCTGATCAAGGGCCTGGATGCCGGCTCCATGAGCCACACCCTGGGCGCGTTCTGCCCGAACATCCTTTTCCCGTACGCTCGCGAAACCATCGACAGCCTGGTTGTCCGCGGTTCGTTCCCTGCGCTGATGCTGGCCCCGGTGAACTTCGACGCCCTTTACGCGCAAGAGCTGCAACGCATGCAGGAAGCCGGCGAAACGCCAACGCCTACCGTTCAGTAA
- the grxC gene encoding glutaredoxin 3 gives MTDVVVYSSDYCPYCSRAKSLLGSKGVGFQEIKVDGKPQLRAEMTKKSGRTSVPQIWIGSVHVGGCDDLFALERAGKLDKLLSA, from the coding sequence ATGACCGACGTCGTCGTCTATTCCAGCGATTATTGCCCCTACTGCTCCCGCGCCAAGTCGCTGCTGGGAAGCAAGGGTGTCGGCTTTCAAGAGATCAAAGTCGACGGCAAGCCACAGTTGCGCGCTGAAATGACCAAAAAATCCGGGCGTACCTCGGTGCCGCAGATCTGGATCGGCTCGGTCCACGTCGGCGGTTGCGATGATCTGTTTGCCCTGGAGCGCGCCGGCAAGCTCGATAAGCTGCTGAGCGCCTGA
- a CDS encoding rhodanese-like domain-containing protein, which yields MVAHLIEFATNHYLLTGAFVILLGLLIATELSKGGRSLSTGELTALVNRDEAVVIDVRAKKEFTSGHIVGSVNFPQDKILTRTAELEKFKPKTLIIVDAAGQHAGHTARELLKSGFNAAKLSGGISSWRGDNLPLVK from the coding sequence ATGGTTGCTCACCTGATTGAATTTGCCACGAACCACTATTTGCTGACGGGTGCTTTCGTCATCTTGCTGGGCCTGCTGATCGCAACGGAGCTTAGCAAAGGCGGCCGCAGCCTGAGCACTGGCGAACTGACTGCTCTGGTCAACCGCGATGAAGCCGTTGTCATCGATGTGCGCGCCAAGAAGGAATTCACCTCAGGCCACATCGTGGGCTCCGTGAATTTCCCTCAGGACAAAATCCTGACCCGCACTGCGGAGCTGGAAAAATTCAAGCCCAAGACCCTGATCATCGTCGATGCCGCTGGCCAGCACGCCGGCCATACCGCCCGGGAGCTGCTGAAGTCGGGCTTCAACGCCGCCAAGCTGTCCGGCGGTATTTCGTCGTGGCGCGGCGACAACCTGCCTCTGGTGAAGTGA
- the gpmI gene encoding 2,3-bisphosphoglycerate-independent phosphoglycerate mutase, producing the protein MTTTPKPLVLIILDGFGHSDSHHGNAVYAAKMPVFDRLYQTMPNGLISGSGMDVGLPDGQMGNSEVGHMNLGAGRVVYQDFTRVTKAIRDGEFFENPNICKAVDQAVSMGKAVHILGLLSDGGVHSHDDHLVAMVELAAKRGADKIYLHAFLDGRDTPPRSAHQYLATMEATYARLGKGRTASVIGRYFAMDRDNRWDRVESAYNLIVDGTSEFHADTAKAALDAAYERGENDEFVKATSIGAPVTVEDGDAVVFMNFRSDRARELTRVFVEDDFADFARRRQARLAGFVTLTKYAANIDAPAAFEKGGLHNVLGEYLANNGKTQLRIAETEKYAHVTFFFSGGREEPFPGEERILIPSPKVATYDLQPEMSAPEVTDRIVDAIENQRYDVIVVNYANGDMVGHSGIMEAAVKAVECLDVCVGRITQALEKVGGEALITADHGNVEQMTNEQTHQPHTAHTTEPVPFVYVGKRAFKVREGGVLADVAPTMLMLLGMDIPNEMTGTPILVAE; encoded by the coding sequence ATGACTACCACGCCTAAACCTTTGGTTCTGATCATCCTGGACGGCTTCGGTCACAGCGACAGCCACCACGGCAATGCCGTCTACGCCGCGAAGATGCCGGTCTTCGATCGCTTGTACCAGACGATGCCGAACGGCCTGATCTCCGGGTCGGGCATGGATGTCGGTCTGCCGGACGGGCAGATGGGCAATTCTGAAGTCGGCCACATGAACCTAGGCGCCGGGCGCGTGGTGTATCAGGACTTCACGCGGGTCACCAAAGCCATCCGCGACGGCGAGTTCTTCGAAAACCCCAACATCTGTAAAGCAGTGGATCAGGCAGTAAGCATGGGCAAAGCCGTGCATATCCTCGGCTTGCTGTCAGACGGCGGCGTCCACAGCCATGACGACCACCTGGTAGCGATGGTCGAACTGGCGGCAAAACGCGGCGCCGACAAGATTTACCTGCACGCCTTCCTCGATGGCCGTGACACGCCACCACGCAGCGCTCATCAGTACCTGGCCACCATGGAAGCGACGTACGCGCGCCTTGGCAAAGGCCGCACGGCTTCGGTCATTGGCCGCTACTTCGCCATGGACCGCGACAATCGCTGGGACCGAGTTGAGTCCGCCTACAACCTGATTGTGGACGGCACTTCGGAATTCCACGCAGACACCGCCAAAGCTGCGCTGGACGCGGCTTACGAGCGTGGTGAAAACGACGAATTCGTCAAGGCCACCAGCATCGGCGCGCCGGTGACTGTAGAGGACGGCGATGCGGTCGTGTTCATGAACTTCCGCTCCGACCGTGCCCGCGAACTGACCCGCGTGTTCGTCGAAGACGATTTCGCCGACTTCGCGCGTCGTCGTCAGGCCCGACTGGCCGGCTTCGTCACGCTGACCAAGTACGCAGCCAACATCGACGCCCCGGCGGCCTTCGAAAAAGGCGGCCTGCACAACGTGCTGGGCGAGTACCTGGCGAATAACGGCAAAACCCAACTGCGCATTGCCGAGACCGAGAAATACGCCCACGTGACGTTTTTCTTCTCGGGTGGCCGTGAAGAGCCGTTCCCCGGCGAAGAACGCATCCTGATCCCTTCCCCAAAAGTGGCGACTTACGACCTGCAGCCCGAAATGAGCGCACCGGAAGTCACCGACAGAATCGTCGATGCCATTGAGAACCAGCGCTACGACGTGATCGTCGTGAACTACGCCAACGGCGACATGGTGGGCCATAGCGGGATCATGGAAGCCGCCGTCAAGGCGGTGGAATGCCTGGACGTGTGCGTCGGTCGCATCACTCAGGCGCTGGAAAAAGTCGGCGGCGAAGCGCTGATCACTGCCGACCACGGTAACGTCGAGCAAATGACCAACGAGCAGACTCACCAGCCGCACACCGCGCATACCACCGAACCGGTACCGTTCGTCTACGTGGGCAAGCGTGCGTTCAAGGTGCGTGAAGGCGGCGTGCTGGCGGATGTCGCGCCGACGATGCTCATGCTGCTCGGCATGGACATCCCCAACGAGATGACCGGCACGCCGATTCTGGTCGCCGAGTAA
- a CDS encoding murein hydrolase activator EnvC family protein: MLRALITLALICLLNPAFADDDRAQTQKQLDATRQDITELKKALSQLQEEKSGVQKDLRSTETQMGKLEKQVEALQKELKKSESELQRLDQEKKKLQSARVEQQRLIAIQARAAYQSGRQEYLKLLLNQQNPEKFARTLTYYDYLSQARLEQLRNFNETLRQLAGVEKDIDLQQAQLLVQKSSLDDQKAQLDTVRQERQVALAKLNQDYKARDQKLQSRQQDQADLTKVLKTIEETLARQAREAEEARQKALLAQQEAEKRQREQEALAKNRAKDDAKDDSADAPRRPAKAPGTMVSSTGQSYGGPFEQARGKLPWPVDGRLLARFGESRGDDERTKWDGVMISAAAGSQVRAVHGGRVVFADWLRGAGLLVILDHGNGYLSLYGHNQSLLKEAGDVVKAGDAISTVGNSGGGQDTPALYFAIRQQGRPSDPAQWCRTQG; this comes from the coding sequence ATGCTTCGCGCCCTGATCACCCTCGCTTTGATTTGTCTGCTCAATCCGGCGTTCGCCGACGATGATCGCGCACAAACGCAGAAACAGCTCGATGCCACGCGTCAGGACATCACCGAACTCAAAAAAGCGCTGAGCCAGTTGCAGGAAGAAAAATCCGGCGTCCAGAAAGACCTGCGTTCCACTGAAACGCAAATGGGCAAGCTGGAAAAGCAGGTGGAGGCCCTGCAAAAGGAACTAAAAAAGAGTGAAAGCGAGCTGCAACGGCTCGATCAGGAGAAAAAAAAACTCCAGAGCGCGCGCGTTGAACAGCAAAGGCTGATCGCAATTCAGGCTCGCGCCGCCTATCAGAGCGGCCGCCAGGAATACCTCAAGCTGTTGCTCAATCAGCAGAACCCCGAAAAATTCGCTCGCACCCTCACCTATTACGACTACCTGAGCCAGGCCCGCCTGGAGCAGTTGCGCAACTTCAATGAAACCCTGCGCCAGCTGGCAGGCGTGGAAAAAGACATCGACCTGCAACAGGCGCAACTGCTGGTACAGAAGAGCTCGCTGGATGATCAGAAGGCCCAACTCGACACCGTTCGCCAGGAACGTCAAGTGGCGCTGGCCAAGCTGAACCAGGACTACAAGGCCCGCGACCAGAAACTGCAATCGCGACAGCAGGATCAGGCTGACCTGACCAAAGTCCTCAAAACCATTGAAGAAACCCTCGCCCGACAGGCGCGCGAAGCCGAAGAAGCGCGTCAAAAGGCGCTGCTGGCTCAGCAGGAAGCCGAAAAACGCCAGCGCGAGCAGGAAGCGCTGGCAAAAAACCGCGCTAAAGACGATGCAAAGGACGACAGCGCTGACGCGCCGCGCCGTCCCGCCAAGGCGCCCGGCACCATGGTTTCCAGCACCGGTCAGTCGTACGGCGGACCCTTTGAGCAGGCCAGGGGAAAACTTCCATGGCCTGTCGATGGTCGATTGTTGGCGCGATTTGGCGAAAGCCGTGGCGACGACGAAAGAACCAAGTGGGATGGCGTGATGATCAGTGCTGCTGCAGGCAGCCAGGTGCGAGCGGTGCACGGCGGTCGGGTGGTCTTCGCCGACTGGTTGCGCGGCGCCGGGCTTCTGGTCATTCTCGACCACGGCAATGGTTATTTGAGTCTGTACGGTCACAACCAAAGCCTGCTGAAAGAGGCCGGTGACGTCGTAAAAGCCGGAGATGCGATCTCCACTGTCGGTAACAGTGGTGGTGGTCAGGACACTCCGGCGTTGTATTTCGCTATTCGTCAGCAGGGTCGCCCCAGTGATCCGGCCCAATGGTGTCGCACTCAAGGATAA
- a CDS encoding S41 family peptidase, protein MLFSSRLTSLALTIAVIIGAPLAQAAGAAPAPAPTASSPASAANVKAPLPLDELRTFAEVMDRIKAAYVEPVDDKTLLENAIKGMLSNLDPHSAYLGPEDFQELQESTSGEFGGLGIEVGVEDGFVKVVSPIDDTPASKAGIEAGDLIVKINGTPTQGQTMQEAVDKMRGKIGEKITLTLVRDGGNPFDVTLARATIQVKSVKAQMLEPGYGYIRITQFQVKTGEEVGKALAKLRKDNGKKMSGLILDLRNNPGGVLQAAVEVADHFLTKGLIVYTKGRIANSELRFSADPADASEGVPLVVLINGGSASASEIVAGALQDQKRGILMGTDTFGKGSVQTVLPLANDRALKITTALYYTPNGRSIQAQGINPDIEVKRAKLTAEADGDNYKEADLLGHLGNGNGGADKPTTKAKAGKARPQDDDYQMNQALSLLKGLSVTRGN, encoded by the coding sequence ATGCTGTTTTCGTCCCGCCTCACCTCGCTGGCCCTGACTATCGCCGTGATTATCGGCGCGCCTCTGGCCCAAGCTGCCGGTGCCGCCCCTGCTCCCGCGCCAACCGCTTCCTCGCCTGCCAGCGCCGCGAACGTCAAGGCGCCGCTGCCGCTCGACGAGCTGCGCACCTTCGCCGAGGTCATGGACCGGATCAAAGCCGCGTACGTTGAACCTGTGGACGACAAGACCCTGCTGGAAAACGCCATCAAGGGCATGCTCAGCAACCTCGACCCGCACTCCGCTTATCTGGGCCCGGAAGACTTCCAGGAATTGCAGGAGAGCACCAGCGGCGAGTTTGGCGGGCTGGGCATCGAGGTCGGAGTCGAGGACGGTTTCGTCAAAGTCGTTTCGCCTATCGACGACACCCCTGCCTCCAAGGCAGGCATCGAGGCCGGTGACCTGATCGTCAAGATCAACGGCACGCCAACTCAGGGCCAGACGATGCAGGAAGCCGTGGACAAGATGCGCGGCAAGATCGGCGAGAAAATCACCCTTACGCTGGTGCGTGACGGCGGCAACCCGTTCGACGTGACGCTTGCGCGCGCGACCATTCAGGTCAAAAGCGTGAAAGCGCAGATGCTGGAGCCCGGTTACGGTTACATCCGCATCACTCAATTCCAGGTCAAGACTGGCGAAGAAGTCGGCAAGGCCCTGGCCAAGCTGCGCAAAGACAACGGCAAGAAGATGAGCGGCCTGATCCTGGACTTGCGCAACAACCCGGGCGGTGTGTTGCAGGCGGCGGTCGAAGTGGCTGACCACTTCCTCACCAAGGGCCTGATCGTCTACACCAAAGGCCGCATCGCCAACTCCGAGCTGCGCTTCTCGGCAGATCCGGCAGACGCCAGCGAAGGCGTACCGCTGGTGGTGCTGATCAACGGCGGCAGTGCCTCGGCTTCGGAAATCGTCGCCGGCGCGCTGCAAGATCAGAAGCGCGGCATTTTGATGGGGACTGATACGTTCGGCAAAGGCTCTGTGCAGACGGTTCTGCCACTGGCCAACGACCGCGCCTTGAAGATCACCACGGCGTTGTACTACACGCCAAACGGTCGCTCGATTCAGGCTCAGGGCATCAACCCGGACATCGAAGTCAAACGCGCCAAGCTGACGGCTGAAGCCGATGGCGACAATTACAAAGAGGCTGATCTGCTCGGCCACCTGGGCAATGGCAACGGCGGTGCGGACAAACCGACCACCAAGGCCAAGGCTGGCAAGGCGCGTCCGCAGGACGATGACTACCAGATGAACCAGGCCCTCAGCTTGCTCAAGGGATTGAGTGTCACGCGCGGCAATTGA